The genome window acagatcTCATCAAATCCACATCTGATGAAAAAACAGGTCATGACGTAATTAAATCAGCCTTTAAAGCAATTATAGATCTAAATTATATCAATATATCCGAAATTCAGTTTTGCAACACTGTTACAGAACTCTATAAGGTGAAACTAAAGTTTGattcatattttgaatgaatacatttctttgttcacaaaatctatttttgtttcttttagaaTAGAACATCAATCCTAAAAGAacctgtttaaataaaataagttctattttttattttatttttattttttatcatagaGCACTTAGGCTTACAAAGTTTTAAAACTCTTTTCAGCAAATATTTCCCCTTttgtatcaataaaaaaatatatataaatatatatatataaatatatatatgtttgttattCAGCATCTATCTCATCTGATGTTTATTTGGCTCCAGTGAATGTCCAGGAATGTCTAATCTAGTTAACAGACATCCTCTCTTACTCTGATTATACTGTATCAACTGGCTGTTCATTATTAATCTCTCTGTTACATATCAATCTGAACTGTCTTTTGTCCAGAGATAAGGCAGTAACAATAAAAGTCAACCAAGATCAGCtccatatattatatacatatacatgcatttaCACATGACAGAAATAATATAGGAAATAACAATATCTATCTATTCAATCTAAATCATCATTACTCATGAAACAAGCATCTCTCTGACGTCTCTCCTTCTGATATactgttagttatctgataaGAACACAGGACAGCATGGCATCAGGAACTCACTGGCTGATGGGATAGTCAAAGGACAGTCTGTTACTCCCTGATGATAATTTTTGCAGTTAAGCTTTGACATTAAGGAATAATGTAGGCCTACCTATATAACACTTCAGTACAATAATCAATAGCATGATCTGTTGTATTGTAGGATGCTTTTAatatatgatagttttttttaacccATGCAACACACTCTTGTTACTGGTAGAGTTTTACTCAAGGGCACAATGCTGATAAAATGTGATTCAAGGACTCTGTGGGTCCTGAATCCTTATTAAGGCTCAACCAACAACATTTGTGGGAAATATCAGTAATTAATAGCCCAATAAACCACATTACAGAAATGCATCTAAATACACATTTGACACATTATAACATTTGCTACTCAAGATGAATATGAATGCACAGTAGTATTTTGGGAAAAGccccattataaaataatttacacattGTGAGtatacattatttaaacataTCTAAATTGAAATGTCATATAAAGATGTAAAATGTAAACCTGGTTATAATGCAGTtacttcaatgtaaaaaaaaaaaaattatattggtgGATGATCTTATATTTATTTCTGTCACATCTGAAAATGAATTTAATAGGTCCTATTAAAACAAAGTCttagacaaaaaaatattatttaagctTAATCTCACATTAATATAGACATATGTTGTGATTAAATTTGACAATCTGAGTATTTTAACAAACGTAGTGCTGAGAAACAAACAGGTCAGTTCTATCTTGGAAATAAAAATTAGAGAATAATTCCCTTAAGTGAGTAAAGTCACTCTGACTGTATTAAGGAAGTAATTTAGAAAGGCCTACAACAAAGGTCCATcttaacttttttgtttatttattttagttaaagtcATAAACAAAATGTTTAGCGAACATGTGAATgtgtctttttttgtcttttcacgCATCACAGAATGATgatgaattatttatttgtccATGGATgatccccaaaaatgaaaacgtataatataataaactattTGTGATTACAAGATCATAGacattaatataaacatttgGCAATAAAGCAAATGTCGTTTaataagtatttaataataatatttgattatttttattatttgttatattttcacgcattagtaattaaattacgatttttaaatattttatctgcGAAGtgaactgtatttttaatgtcaAACGTTTCCGGTAAACGGGCTTTTATTGTGAAATGCGGGACATCCGGCACTGCCTTCGGTTTTTGCCCGACCGATGAAAACATCAGTGTTGGCTGCTAATGCCGGCCTGATTCCTGCAACAATCAGCAAGATGATCGGCATCCTACTGACTGTTTTCAATAAATACGGATCAAACTGTTAGCGTTTACTGTATCTGTTGCTAGCCAAAGCCCGTTTTGTATTTCTAAACCATTTTTGGTAAGTGACGTCTTTGATTTATGTGGCCAAAAATCATGCTAATGCTAACTAATAATATCTAGTTTCTAAATCATTTGGATGCATatgatatgaaatataaaatacaccAGTGCAGTGAATGTATTTTCGTATTGTgaaaatgttgtgtattttctgatttttacattattcaatatttaattacattgtaTATTGCACCATACAGTGCAACTAATGCATATCTGTCTagcatttaaatgtatgttaatcatatttcttattttattttattttatttagtttcgtGTTTccatgaaatttatatttttgcctTCATGCACTGAGTTCCAAATGTCAGTCTGAGATCACTAGTGgatgtacattttttgtttttaaattaagatttttaatgcaTACATTGCATAGGCAAAACCACTGGCATAGATAATTGTTTTCTGAATTAATGCATGATTAAGTTAAATGCTTAGATGTGATCTGTGATCTAGTTTTGTGATTATGTGGGCAGCTCTCCTGACAGCCTTGCTGTAGTGACAGACCCGAACGTAGCTTTGATTTCTGTGCCCTGTTAAAATGTCTCTAAAGGTTAATCACGCTGTCTTGCAATGACCAAATCAACATTTCCCTTTAATCTAAATGTCAGCCCTCCTTAACATTAAATGACATTCTCACTTGGCTGGATTGCTTTGTTGGCATTGGCTTATGAGAATGATGTTGAAATATGATAATTAAACCCGTGCAATCTTTCACAGGATCTCTAATTTCCAGTAGAAGAAAATGAACGGCTTATCCATCAGCGACTTGTGTGGCTTGTTCTGTTGCCCACCTTGTCCGAGCCGGATTGCAGCGAAGCTGGCCTTCCTGCCCCCAGAGCCAACCTACACTCTTCTGCCAGACCTGGAGTCCACCTCACCTGTGACCTCTAACCTTGGAGCTTCAGGTTTGCGCTCCCGTTTGGGCGGAGGTGGAGGAGGCGGTGGCGGAGAAGGAGCAGGTGGTGGTGGGGGTAGTTTTGTTGACCGGAGTGGAGAAGGTCGATGGAAGTTGCACCTCTCTGAGCGAGCAGAGTTCCAGTACTCCCAGAGAGAGCTGGACGGAACCGAGGTCTTCCTCACTCACTCCAGCCGTGGAAACAGAGTGGGATGCATGTACATCCGCTGTTCCCCATCCGCAAGGTGAGGAAGGATCAGCTTAAGATGTCAATGTAAAGCATTCTTTAGTGTTAGTCTTCTCACCCAAGCCTGTAGAGGCCCATTCATACCAGGAaatataactataatgataataaCACATAGAAACACTATCATTGGGATCATTTCAAAACtatttttgcctttatttatatatataatgctttataaaagtagttttaatgcatgtATCATGCCTTCTAATGCACTGTATATTGCATCGTttgatctcatgaataattgtaaccatggttataatacattataacacatGACAAGCAAAGCTTCAAATCTGAGTGCTTTCTGACTCTCCATAGACAGTGCAGTGCAATGCAaataccacattcaaggcccagaaaggtagtaaggacattgttaaaatagtccatgtgacagcagtggttcaactttaattttatgaagctacgagtgtgcattgaaaacaaaaactatgactttatttaacaatttcttcTGTTCCTGTTCCATTTAATCTGTCCCTTTAAtcaagaaatgttattattttgcagtgtTCTGATATGCAAACAATCTCACAATCCATTTTAAAGCCAGTCCTCTAAACCATTCCTGTTTTGTGATCTACAGGTACACTGTGCTGTTTTCTCACGGTAACGCTGTGGATCTCGGTCAGATGAGCAGCTTCTACATCGGGCTGGGCACTCGTATCAACTGCAACATCTTCTCTTATGATTACTCTGGTTATGGGGTCAGTACAGGGAAGCCCTCAGAGAAGAATCTGTATGCAGACATAGATGCTGCATGGCACGCTTTGCGCTCAAGGTATGTCAGAATCCAGAGACTAGGTAGCATGCAGCTGTACTGGTGCAGTAGTGAAATTCAggtgtgttttgtgttgattTCATGTGTGAAATCACTTCTCCGTTGTCTCAGGTATGGGATCAGCCCTGAGAATATCATTCTTTATGGGCAGAGCATTGGTACCGTGCCCACCGTGGACCTGGCGTCCCGTTATGAGTGTGCTGCTGTGGTACTTCACTCACCCCTCACCTCAGGAATGAGGGTGGCGTTCCCCGACACCAAGAAGACATACTGCTTTGACGCCTTCCCAAAGTCAGTGAACAttgaaaaatgtttctttttctttcttttttttacatgacaAAGATGTTAACACCGTTGTTTAGAACATTAGGATATATTAAAACAATAGGCTGCTCAAGGTCATGCATTAATAATGAACTCTTGATTTAGGTGTGTTTAAAGTATGTCATTTATTTGACAAAGTCTTCAAATATAGCTCATCCATTCAGTAGTATGTTTCCATTCATCATACTCATGTAAAGGGAAAAATATAATTCCCTTTACCTCTGAAATTCAGCAGTGGTAAAGCATCTACTATGATATGAAATATTTGTGCTGTGCTTTATTAGTTTTATCAGAATACTAATTTTAAATGCCCATTGATGAAGCTACTAGATTTTTGACTGCAGGATACTACAGCTATGGTATCTTTCAGATTTATTTACACTGGTTtggtgaataaaatattttattctatattttatttattttattttataacttttttaactTAAGGGATAGTTAAGCAAGAAGAATTgcaattttgtcatttattcactCTTATGTTGTTCTGTTTATGTATGACTTGTGTTCTGTGGAATACACTACTGTTTAGATGTTGGTTTGTACTAAGTAGGACTTTCAGAAACTGATGTTAAATACAGAaactatgcattaaattgattaaaatagaCAGTAAAACATTCATATTGTTACCAAAggtttccattttaaataaatgctggcATTTTGAACTTtccaaaaatctttaaaaatatataagtcttagttttcattaaaatattaagcaacacaagtgttttttcaacattgataataataagaaatgtttcttgagcataatatcagcatattagaatgatttcagaaggatcatgtgacacttaatttcaaataattttagacttctttcagaaacattgaaAAGTCTTAAGGACATCAAACTTTTGGTACTACAATGGTGTAAAAGAGCAATATTTGACAAATCTACTGATCTTTTCCTTACCCAAAACTAGTCTATGATTTCTGAATATTGTGTTTAGACTGATATAAACTACTTTGATGTTTATCTTTTGACCGCCTTGAATGCTGCAAGCGCCAAATCCCTGTGAGTACAACTGCCCTGGAAAAAGACCAGTCTGTTCTCCCAAATAATTTTTTAAGGTCCacagaaagtcaaacaggttttgaacaacataagGGAGAATAAATAGTGGCATAATTTTGGGGATGGTTTCTTTAATGGCTCTTTGTTGTCTTCTGCTCTCTCAGCATTGAGAAGGTCTCTAAAATCACATCTCCAGTGCTGATCATCCACGGGACAGAGGATGAAGTCATTGATTTCTCTCATGGTCTGGCCTTGTTTGAGCGCTGCCCAAAGGCCGTGGAGCCGTTGTGGGTGGAAGGAGCCGGGCACAATGACATCGAGCTCTACAGCCAGTACCTGGAACGCCTGCGCCGGTTCATCAGCCAGGAAGTGGCTGCACAGTAAACGCACCATTCGTTGCGCTCGCATCTATAAATGGTTGACGTTTATGGAAAGCAAACAAACCGAATCTGGTTCTggaggcttttttttcttctgtaaactTTCAGCTTTCACGTTTCTGTCAGCCTGTAGCTGAGTTTTCTACTGAGAAGTCCCCTCGACT of Carassius gibelio isolate Cgi1373 ecotype wild population from Czech Republic chromosome A2, carGib1.2-hapl.c, whole genome shotgun sequence contains these proteins:
- the LOC127935823 gene encoding alpha/beta hydrolase domain-containing protein 17A translates to MNGLSISDLCGLFCCPPCPSRIAAKLAFLPPEPTYTLLPDLESTSPVTSNLGASGLRSRLGGGGGGGGGEGAGGGGGSFVDRSGEGRWKLHLSERAEFQYSQRELDGTEVFLTHSSRGNRVGCMYIRCSPSARYTVLFSHGNAVDLGQMSSFYIGLGTRINCNIFSYDYSGYGVSTGKPSEKNLYADIDAAWHALRSRYGISPENIILYGQSIGTVPTVDLASRYECAAVVLHSPLTSGMRVAFPDTKKTYCFDAFPNIEKVSKITSPVLIIHGTEDEVIDFSHGLALFERCPKAVEPLWVEGAGHNDIELYSQYLERLRRFISQEVAAQ